The sequence below is a genomic window from Roseivirga misakiensis.
AGAGAACAGCAATTATGACAAGGTGTACAAATACATCAAACGGAAAGCACCTAAAAAAGAGGTTAGAGATTAATGATCAAGAACCTTATCATAGTAGCACTCGGTGGTGGAATTGGTAGCGCACTTCGTTACCTTATCCAAGAAGTTCTCCACAAGCAAATCGAAAATTTTGAGCCTTATGGGACCTTTGTCGTCAACATTTTAGGATGTCTTTTATTGGGCCTACTCGCTGGTTTTGCTGAGCAAGAAAAGCTACTCACTCCTTCAATGAACTTATTATTAATCTCAGGCTTTTGTGGTGGTTTTACGACATTTTCAACCTTCGCCTTTCAAAGTCACAACCTTTTCCTTGCCAATAAGCCTATTCAAGCGATACTTTATATTGGCTTAAGTATTACGATAGGCCTAATCGCTGCCTACCTAGGATACAAATTGACTAAAGGCTAATTAATGACTCCAATCGTATTGATCGAGGTTTTCCAAACAGGCCATCAGTAGATCAATAGAGGCCTGAATATCATCTTTGCTCGCCATTTCAATAACTTGATGCAAGTGTCGTGTAGGAATGGAAACAGCACCAGAAATAGCACCATTCTTACCCATGCGCTGTACCCCAGCCGTATCAGTTCCGCCTGCCACTAGAATCTCCGGTTGCCATTTAATGTCATGCTTATTGGCCATTTCCTTCATATAAGCCACCATTCGATAATCGCAGATTGTAGAAGCATCTAGAATTTTTATAGCTGTTCCTTTTCCTAACTCAGTGACCATTTCATGTGGCTGGGCTCCGGGTAAATCAAAAGCGATGGTTGTATCCAAACCAAAACCAAAATCTGGATTAATAGTATGTGCAGAAACATTAGCACCACGCAGTCCGACTTCCTCTTGAACGGTAAATACACCGTAAACATCGTAAGGTTGTTTCTTTAAGTTTCTTAAAGCTTCTATGAGAATAAAAACTGAAACGCGATTATCGATTGATTTGCAATTAACGCAATTACCCATCTCGATCAGTTCGCGTTCTCTGGTAATTGGGTCTCCAATAGCGATCACTTTTTCAACATCCTCTTTTGGCATACCCAAATCGATAAAGTAATCTGAGGTTTTTGCCACTTTAGTTCTTTCCTCGGCAGTCATTACGTGAATAGGCTTACTTCCCATTACACCAATCACATCTTCCCTACCATGTATAATAACACGTTGGGCTGTTAATGTTTTTGGATCAAAACCACCTAGTGTTTGAAATCTTACAAAACCATTGTCATCGATGTGAGACACGATAAACCCTATTTCATCCATATGGGCAGCTACCATGACTTTCTTGCCATCGGGGTTATTGACACCTCGCTTAATCGCAAAAACGTTACCCATATTATCAACGCTTAGCTCATCAACTAACGGGTTTACCTCTGCAATTACCAAGTCTCGAATACGCTTCTCAAAACCGGGAGCGCCAGCGATTTCACAAATGTTTTTGAGTAAAGGAATATTCAAAGCCATAACAAATCAGATTTGCTGTGAATATAATAGTAAAGGATTTGAGAGTGAAGTTGAAGGCTATAAATCCTCAGCGATAGTGAAGAGAACCTCCATTGTATAGATACCGGGAGAATATGTAAAACCTGGTGTTAACCGATAACTAATTCGAAAGCGATGTGTAAATGGATCGGAATTGGAATCACCAGGGTCGTTAGTACCAATACCTGAGCCAGTGGTGGCATCATTCCCAACAGACCCAATCAAGTAAGTTGGAGTAGAAATATCTTGAAGTTGAAAAAAGGCGGCTTCTTGTGAAGTAAGACCAGGACTATTGGCTCGTATGGATAAGATGCTTACTGGAACGTTATCATCCCCTGCGTCAGAATAGGATTGAACAAGATCCCAGAAACCCGGAGTAACAGTTTGGGTTCCCACATATAGGTCCCATTCTACTGTAGATTCTATGGTTACCTCTGAAGCATTGCCTAAAATGGCGCCTGTGGTATAGGATCGTATAGAATTAAATGTAAAAACGAGGTCAGTGCCTTTAGTAATCGTTAAGTCAATGGTTTGACCAGAGCACCAAAAGACCATAAAGAATTGCAAGACCGTCGCCAGTACCAGTGTCCGCATGCATAAAGTTATAAATATTAAAAGAGGTAACAATATTGTTACCCCTTTTACCAATCAACATAAATCGAACTAACTTATTTACTACGTCTTAGTAAAAGTTATGTCTTTATTAAAGGTCTTCTGCTAGCGTGTAAATAAGGTTGATACCGTAGTATCCAGCAGTATAAGTATCTAATCCTGGAGATAATCTGTAGTCTATTCTGAACTGGTGAGTATCAGGAGACGTTAGGTAAGATCCTGGAGCGCCTGGAGCATCACCAGCATCAACAGTACCTGTTACATCACCAATAATTGGTAACTGATCAGTACCAGTTAAGTTGAAGTAGGTATTAGCCACTCCACCCCCATCGATCAATGAGTTACCAGCAGCGTCAATAGCTCTAACACCAATGATGTCTGATAAAACAGCAGTAGAACCTGCAGAAGAATACGTTTCGAAATTCTCCCAAGTCGCAGTCTCAGCATTTACAGCTAAATCCCAAGCAACAGTAGCTTCTACTCTTAATTCAGTAGCATTTGTTTTAGTAATACCGTTTTGGTACTGAGGAATAGTACTAAATACGAAATCTAAGTTAGGGTTTGTTACCAAAGTGAGATCAAGTACACCTTGTAGCTCCAAAGAGACATATACATTTTCATTGTCTGTTGGAAGTTGTGCGAACGCCTTTGAAGTGAACGCGAAGGATACTAATGCCACTGCGGCTAACATCCTGAGTTTAATTACATTTTTCATGATATAAATGTTTAGGTTAAAAGTTTCGATACGTGAATGTATGGACTTATTTTCATATATACAAATTAACAGTAAAACATTTTGTTATTTTTCTCGCTATCATCCCCTCTATATCAGGACAATAGCCTCGTTTTACTGCATAAGTACTTAAATCCAACATTATTAATTATTTCCCCTTTGGGGTATTAAAATTTCCATTTCAGCTGCTTCAACTTCATCACGATTTCCATAATCCATCACTGCTAAAACAGAGTAGCGTCCAGGTGGAATATCGGGTGGAATATTGAAAACTGTATTTCTATTAAGTGCTGGCAACATGGTAAAACCGCGGGTAGTAACACGTTTAGTCTCACCTGTGGACAGACTGGTTAATTCTATATATGAGTTGCATCTCAAGAATGTCTCTCCTGCATTCTTCATTTTTACGGTAAACTTGTTTTCTTCAAAATCTAACCCTGTGATTTCGCCCCGAGAATCGGTGGCACTTGGAGGGGTCTGAAAAATATAGACGCCAAATCGGTAGGATTGATTTACTTGGACTTTTAGACCTTCGCCACTACCCTGCCCATCATTTTCTGGCGCTCTCAACTGCACGTAGGCGACGGCCCATCTTGCAATTAGTGCTGCTGAATCAGCAGGTACATCCATGAGCACAGAAATCTCTTGATTCTCTCCAGGTTCTAATTCGAAAACTGCTGGCGTGGCTGTTAGCCAAGAAGCACAACTTCTAGATTGTGTGCCTTGTGCCGAAAACTGACTCTTCCCAGCCACATTGGCCGAAAAGTCTCCAAAAGTCACCTGAAAGCCTTGCCTATCAGCCGAGTTATTAGCGACAGTGATTCTGCTAGTCCCAGAACCACCAGGTGTCACCTTATAGTTTATTCTAGTCGGTGAGGTCGAAATTTTCTGAGCAACCGAATCCCACGCAAAAAAGGCCAACAGCAAAAGCATTATTGAAGCTATTCTCATCAGCCTAAAGTCTTTAGCGTTTAATTTCATGTTCTTAATCATTAGTTATTGTCGAATTTCTTGATGTTCAATTTTCTTTTCTTCTCTATGAGATAATAGGTTAGTTCATAATTTGAATCTGCATTATCAATGGTCAATTCATATGAATCTTGAGCAAACTGGAACTGTTCATCTATAGTTGCTGAACTGGCATCAATCACATATTTACCAAAGGGTACGAAAATTTTAAATTTGCCATCCTTATCGGTTACTCCCGAGTAAACACGCTCATCAGATCCAATCGCTGATATTCTTATACCGCCTAGCTTCACGTCATCATAAGACCTGGAATAAGTAGCTTTCTGTGCTATTACGGTTCCTATGATCTGCACACCCCGAGTTAATGGTATAAGTAAGGTTTGGCTTTTATTCATTAGCACTGGGTTGTTTCCGGCTTTAAACCAACCTTCATTGTCGCTTAGCATTTTTGATTTAACCAAGTAGTTACCTACTTCTAAGTTCTCAAAGCTAGCCTCTCCATTAAGGTCTGTCATAATGGTTTGGTCTTTTAAAGTGATCATTACATTCTGCACAAACTCTTCTCCCTTATCCCTTTTCCCATTTCCATCGGCGTCTTTGAACACTAGTACTTTCAGGTCGAATGCCTTACCCCCTGGCCTTTTAAATCCAAAGTCTTTTTTAATCCCAAAGCGCAAAAAGGTGTTTGCTTGATTAAAAGGCTCTAAAACTCCGTCTATTCCTTGTTGTTCATTCTGCAAAGCGATAGGGCTTTCACCTTGTTTGACAGAAACTAGCTCTGCAGCCATGGTAAAGGTGTATCCACTTTTAGCGTAATAGACGAACTCACCTGTCATATTCGTTCTCCACCTTGCAAAGACAGATTCATAGCGGCTGTTAATTCTAGGCCTGAATAACAAGCCTTGTTTTCTGAAATAAAGAGAGGCGTAAGTTGAGATAAAGACCGACTGTGGATTAATCTGATCCTCAATAACCCTAATATTCTCTGTTACCGTAGCGGGACCGTAATTATACCTTGCTACGAAATTCAAATTCTTATACCGAAGTCTATTCTCCCAGCGAGCTACTGGAAATGGCTCAATTTCAAAATCTGGAGCATCGGAGAACCCAGCAAAGAACCTCGTGAAAACCCTAAAACGCTTACCATTATTTCTACTTAAGCCTGCCGCTAGTCCTGAAGTTTTAACTCTTAAACCTAGAACCTCATCATCTTGATGAATTGGAGATACATTCATCGTTGCCTTAT
It includes:
- a CDS encoding fimbrial biogenesis chaperone, whose amino-acid sequence is MIKNMKLNAKDFRLMRIASIMLLLLAFFAWDSVAQKISTSPTRINYKVTPGGSGTSRITVANNSADRQGFQVTFGDFSANVAGKSQFSAQGTQSRSCASWLTATPAVFELEPGENQEISVLMDVPADSAALIARWAVAYVQLRAPENDGQGSGEGLKVQVNQSYRFGVYIFQTPPSATDSRGEITGLDFEENKFTVKMKNAGETFLRCNSYIELTSLSTGETKRVTTRGFTMLPALNRNTVFNIPPDIPPGRYSVLAVMDYGNRDEVEAAEMEILIPQRGNN
- a CDS encoding M42 family metallopeptidase codes for the protein MALNIPLLKNICEIAGAPGFEKRIRDLVIAEVNPLVDELSVDNMGNVFAIKRGVNNPDGKKVMVAAHMDEIGFIVSHIDDNGFVRFQTLGGFDPKTLTAQRVIIHGREDVIGVMGSKPIHVMTAEERTKVAKTSDYFIDLGMPKEDVEKVIAIGDPITRERELIEMGNCVNCKSIDNRVSVFILIEALRNLKKQPYDVYGVFTVQEEVGLRGANVSAHTINPDFGFGLDTTIAFDLPGAQPHEMVTELGKGTAIKILDASTICDYRMVAYMKEMANKHDIKWQPEILVAGGTDTAGVQRMGKNGAISGAVSIPTRHLHQVIEMASKDDIQASIDLLMACLENLDQYDWSH
- the crcB gene encoding fluoride efflux transporter CrcB, with amino-acid sequence MIKNLIIVALGGGIGSALRYLIQEVLHKQIENFEPYGTFVVNILGCLLLGLLAGFAEQEKLLTPSMNLLLISGFCGGFTTFSTFAFQSHNLFLANKPIQAILYIGLSITIGLIAAYLGYKLTKG